One segment of Triticum aestivum cultivar Chinese Spring chromosome 2A, IWGSC CS RefSeq v2.1, whole genome shotgun sequence DNA contains the following:
- the LOC123185486 gene encoding monooxygenase 2 isoform X1 translates to MPRAIMASQRASLVTMADRGGKAPAWTSAAAAVDVDAEVVIVGAGIAGLATALALRRLGVGAAGGGVLVLERHAELRSTGAALTIFPNGWFALRALGVAHKLTSRYDAFETSRVTTLETGATQVFRFAGRKSSSGDVRVRPMHRKALLEALAEELPPGTIRFSSKLASIATEKAQDSPEIAVLRLDDGTVIRSKVLIGCDGVHSVVSQWLGLSEPASSGRSAVRGLAVYPDGHGLKKELRQFLSEGLRAGMVPISDTDVYWFLVNNTIPAEKEAGTDPAKILREVTDNLGRLMPAEYLDVARHSDSDNLSWAPLLYRAPWAILRGPAARGPVTVAGDAFHPMTPDMAQGGCSALEDAVVLARALSRAATPADGVASYVAERRGRAAWLVAGAYLSGWVQQGGTNVRGVRGYMVRLFRDWIFYRFLFPRLADTMWFDCGDLVEPNAEGKTHSE, encoded by the exons ATGCCAAGAGCAATCATGGCGAGCCAGCGAGCAAGTTTGGTGACAATGGCCGATCGCGGCGGCAAGGCACCAGCATGgacatcggcggcggcggccgtcgaCGTCGACGCGGAGGTGGTCATCGTTGGCGCCGGGATCGCGGGGCTCGCGACCGCGCTGGCGCTGCGGCGGCTCGGCGTGGGCGCGGCTGGCGGCGGCGTCCTGGTGCTGGAGCGGCACGCCGAGCTGCGCTCCACCGGCGCCGCGCTCACCATCTTCCCCAACGGCTGGTTCGCGCTCCGTGCGCTCGGCGTCGCGCACAAGCTCACCTCCCGCTACGATGCCTTCGAAAC ATCCCGGGTGACAACTCTGGAGACTGGAGCGACGCAGGTGTTCCGCTTTGCTGGGCGCAAAAGCAG CAGCGGCGACGTGAGAGTGAGACCGATGCATCGGAAGGCGCTGCTGGAGGCGCTCGCGGAGGAGCTGCCTCCGGGCACCATCAGGTTCTCGTCCAAGCTCGCCTCGATCGCCACCGAGAAGGCGCAGGATTCCCCGGAGATCGCCGTCCTACGGTTAGACGACGGTACGGTGATCCGATCCAAG GTGCTGATCGGGTGCGACGGGGTGCACTCCGTGGTGTCGCAGTGGCTGGGCCTGTCGGAGCCGGCGAGCTCAGGCCGGTCCGCCGTCCGCGGGCTCGCCGTGTACCCGGACGGCCATGGCCTCAAGAAGGAGCTCCGGCAGTTCCTCTCGGAGGGTCTCAGGGCCGGCATGGTGCCCATCAGCGACACCGATGTCTACTGGTTCCTCGTCAACAACACCATCCCGGCAGAGAAGGAGGCCGGCACGGACCCCGCCAAGATCCTGCGGGAGGTCACGGACAACCTGGGCAGGCTCATGCCGGCGGAGTACCTGGACGTGGCGCGccactccgactccgacaacctgTCGTGGGCGCCGCTGCTGTACCGCGCCCCCTGGGCCATCCTCAGGGGTCCGGCGGCCCGCGGGCCGGTCACGGTGGCCGGCGACGCGTTCCACCCCATGACCCCCGACATGGCGCAGGGCGGGTGCTCCGCGCTGGAGGACGCGGTGGTGCTCGCGCGCGCTTTGTCTCGGGCGGCCACGCCCGCCGACGGCGTGGCCTCCTACGTGGCAGAGCGGCGTGGCCGGGCTGCCTGGCTGGTCGCCGGGGCTTACCTGTCGGGCTGGGTCCAGCAGGGCGGGACCAACGTCCGGGGCGTGCGAGGGTACATGGTCAGGCTGTTTCGCGACTGGATCTTTTACAGGTTCTTGTTCCCCAGGCTAGCCGATACAATGTGGTTCGATTGCGGCGACCTGGTGGAGCCAAACGCGGAGGGCAAGACCCACTCCGAGTAA
- the LOC123185486 gene encoding monooxygenase 2 isoform X2, translated as MPRAIMASQRASLVTMADRGGKAPAWTSAAAAVDVDAEVVIVGAGIAGLATALALRRLGVGAAGGGVLVLERHAELRSTGAALTIFPNGWFALRALGVAHKLTSRYDAFETSRVTTLETGATQVFRFAGRKSSGDVRVRPMHRKALLEALAEELPPGTIRFSSKLASIATEKAQDSPEIAVLRLDDGTVIRSKVLIGCDGVHSVVSQWLGLSEPASSGRSAVRGLAVYPDGHGLKKELRQFLSEGLRAGMVPISDTDVYWFLVNNTIPAEKEAGTDPAKILREVTDNLGRLMPAEYLDVARHSDSDNLSWAPLLYRAPWAILRGPAARGPVTVAGDAFHPMTPDMAQGGCSALEDAVVLARALSRAATPADGVASYVAERRGRAAWLVAGAYLSGWVQQGGTNVRGVRGYMVRLFRDWIFYRFLFPRLADTMWFDCGDLVEPNAEGKTHSE; from the exons ATGCCAAGAGCAATCATGGCGAGCCAGCGAGCAAGTTTGGTGACAATGGCCGATCGCGGCGGCAAGGCACCAGCATGgacatcggcggcggcggccgtcgaCGTCGACGCGGAGGTGGTCATCGTTGGCGCCGGGATCGCGGGGCTCGCGACCGCGCTGGCGCTGCGGCGGCTCGGCGTGGGCGCGGCTGGCGGCGGCGTCCTGGTGCTGGAGCGGCACGCCGAGCTGCGCTCCACCGGCGCCGCGCTCACCATCTTCCCCAACGGCTGGTTCGCGCTCCGTGCGCTCGGCGTCGCGCACAAGCTCACCTCCCGCTACGATGCCTTCGAAAC ATCCCGGGTGACAACTCTGGAGACTGGAGCGACGCAGGTGTTCCGCTTTGCTGGGCGCAAAAGCAG CGGCGACGTGAGAGTGAGACCGATGCATCGGAAGGCGCTGCTGGAGGCGCTCGCGGAGGAGCTGCCTCCGGGCACCATCAGGTTCTCGTCCAAGCTCGCCTCGATCGCCACCGAGAAGGCGCAGGATTCCCCGGAGATCGCCGTCCTACGGTTAGACGACGGTACGGTGATCCGATCCAAG GTGCTGATCGGGTGCGACGGGGTGCACTCCGTGGTGTCGCAGTGGCTGGGCCTGTCGGAGCCGGCGAGCTCAGGCCGGTCCGCCGTCCGCGGGCTCGCCGTGTACCCGGACGGCCATGGCCTCAAGAAGGAGCTCCGGCAGTTCCTCTCGGAGGGTCTCAGGGCCGGCATGGTGCCCATCAGCGACACCGATGTCTACTGGTTCCTCGTCAACAACACCATCCCGGCAGAGAAGGAGGCCGGCACGGACCCCGCCAAGATCCTGCGGGAGGTCACGGACAACCTGGGCAGGCTCATGCCGGCGGAGTACCTGGACGTGGCGCGccactccgactccgacaacctgTCGTGGGCGCCGCTGCTGTACCGCGCCCCCTGGGCCATCCTCAGGGGTCCGGCGGCCCGCGGGCCGGTCACGGTGGCCGGCGACGCGTTCCACCCCATGACCCCCGACATGGCGCAGGGCGGGTGCTCCGCGCTGGAGGACGCGGTGGTGCTCGCGCGCGCTTTGTCTCGGGCGGCCACGCCCGCCGACGGCGTGGCCTCCTACGTGGCAGAGCGGCGTGGCCGGGCTGCCTGGCTGGTCGCCGGGGCTTACCTGTCGGGCTGGGTCCAGCAGGGCGGGACCAACGTCCGGGGCGTGCGAGGGTACATGGTCAGGCTGTTTCGCGACTGGATCTTTTACAGGTTCTTGTTCCCCAGGCTAGCCGATACAATGTGGTTCGATTGCGGCGACCTGGTGGAGCCAAACGCGGAGGGCAAGACCCACTCCGAGTAA